From the Hevea brasiliensis isolate MT/VB/25A 57/8 chromosome 15, ASM3005281v1, whole genome shotgun sequence genome, one window contains:
- the LOC110644660 gene encoding uncharacterized protein LOC110644660: MDGREGWRVITCAAAAQDKTIINRVMLRFRPIAPKPATDGSSSSFWKPDNKNGVVTSVRTKRKYVRVKKSNEYYKRRRKKKSSDLERAGREDDSNKKLSTLQLLPEKTDLTQDSPIDKGSSSGVDRTVRKEHVQQRTDPSELLNSRKLISDDLSCLAVTDRTAAIAEKRTIETLVTVESVTDTCMDLVGWLGGTDAEIINNLKEDTCPGFISDGISRVDWVNEAYKKMVLLRPENDDGKQLSVEQITVRVLIKEKLLPYLYYPAFTCWVRLQYAWQEKFSQMVPCDVWKMESGGFAWRLDVKAALSLGL; encoded by the coding sequence ATGGATGGTAGGGAAGGGTGGCGCGTGATTACATGCGCGGCTGCTGCGCAGGATAAGACGATAATCAACCGAGTAATGCTCAGATTCCGGCCGATTGCGCCGAAACCAGCAACTGACGGCTCAAGCTCTAGCTTCTGGAAGCCAGATAACAAGAACGGTGTGGTTACTAGTGTAAGGACCAAGAGAAAGTACGTTAGGGTTAAGAAGAGTAACGAATActacaaaagaagaagaaaaaagaaatcaTCAGATCTTGAAAGAGCTGGTAGAGAAGATGATTCAAACAAGAAGCTTTCCACGCTCCAGCTACTTCCAGAGAAAACTGATCTAACACAAGATTCACCCATAGACAAAGGATCTAGCAGTGGTGTTGATCGCACCGTCAGAAAAGAACATGTGCAACAGCGTACAGATCCATCCGAGTTGTTAAACTCCAGAAAACTAATAAGTGATGATCTAAGTTGCCTTGCCGTCACAGATCGGACGGCGGCGATAGCTGAGAAGAGAACAATAGAGACGTTGGTGACAGTGGAGAGCGTGACAGACACGTGCATGGATTTGGTAGGATGGTTAGGGGGCACGGACGCGGAAATAATAAATAATCTGAAGGAGGACACGTGTCCTGGGTTTATATCGGACGGTATTAGTAGAGTAGATTGGGTGAACGAAGCTTATAAGAAGATGGTGTTGTTGAGGCCGGAAAATGACGACGGGAAGCAGCTGTCGGTGGAACAAATTACGGTGAGGGTGTTGATAAAAGAGAAACTATTGCCATACCTGTACTACCCAGCGTTTACGTGCTGGGTTAGGTTACAATACGCGTGGCAGGAGAAATTCTCACAGATGGTTCCGTGTGATGTGTGGAAGATGGAGTCCGGTGGGTTTGCATGGAGGCTAGACGTTAAGGCAGCTCTAAGTTTGGGTCTTTGA
- the LOC110644659 gene encoding uncharacterized protein LOC110644659, whose protein sequence is MDGGERWRMIRWAGGTQDKTIIDQIMLRFRPIAPKPATGAPDSDISSLNSKNLLLSERRTKRKYVRIRKNNKLFKRNQIVSSSSDQGKGKEREDGSFQKAVTLQLLPERSDDQPKDSTERGRSWCNLDLTKELVHDPENNQIASMWLKLKQPVICREDHQTVAMVPKKRLVLESWVTVESVMDTNGCMEGRELGCTDVERVKYLEKDTRPGFISDGSNRVRWVNGAYQRMVSVMKEKENEGQGQSGEIMVWLVTKEKLIPYMYSCAFTCWVRLQYAWKEKKYSSQMVPCDVWRMDCGGFAWRLDVEAALGLGR, encoded by the coding sequence ATGGATGGTGGAGAGAGGTGGCGCATGATACGATGGGCTGGTGGTACGCAGGATAAGACTATAATCGACCAGATAATGCTCCGATTCAGGCCGATTGCACCGAAACCTGCCACCGGTGCGCCAGATTCCGATATATCTTCTCTGAACAGCAAGAACTTATTGCTTTCTGAGAGAAGAACCAAGAGAAAGTACGTTAGGATTCGTAAGAACAACAAATTGTTCAAAAGAAACCAAATAGTTTCATCGTCATCAGAtcaaggaaaaggaaaagaaagagaggATGGATCTTTTCAAAAGGCAGTAACACTGCAATTGTTACCGGAGAGAAGTGATGATCAGCCCAAGGACTCGACAGAAAGAGGGAGATCTTGGTGCAATCTCGATCTCACAAAAGAATTAGTTCATGATCCAGAGAATAATCAAATCGCATCCATGTGGCTCAAGCTAAAACAGCCGGTTATCTGCAGGGAAGATCATCAGACGGTGGCGATGGTTCCAAAAAAGAGATTGGTACTGGAGTCGTGGGTGACAGTGGAGAGCGTGATGGACACAAACGGTTGCATGGAAGGTCGGGAGTTAGGGTGTACGGACGTGGAGAGAGTGAAGTATCTAGAGAAGGACACGCGTCCAGGGTTTATATCAGACGGTTCAAACAGAGTGCGATGGGTGAATGGGGCATACCAGAGGATGGTATCTGTGATGAAGGAGAAAGAAAATGAGGGTCAGGGGCAGTCAGGGGAAATAATGGTGTGGTTGGTGACGAAAGAAAAGCTGATTCCATACATGTACAGCTGTGCATTTACGTGCTGGGTGAGATTGCAGTACGCGTGGAAGGAGAAGAAGTACTCATCGCAGATGGTGCCATGTGATGTTTGGAGAATGGACTGCGGAGGGTTTGCATGGAGACTGGACGTTGAGGCTGCACTGGGTTTGGGCCGTTGA